ACAATGTAATGAAAGGATCACGCACCACACTCTTGTATCGACCTCAGCCTAAATGGCTGACTTAACGTTCACTAGAGCAGCATATCTATTGCTGCAATTTATCTTTTCTAATAAGCGCCAACGCATGAAAGGAAAATCAATGGAAACATTTGAAATATTTGATTTCAGTGAATATGGATTCCAAGATCAAGCTTCGCCGCCTCTTACATTGGATGATCCGCTCTATCCGCGTGAGATAGATGTTGATGACTTCTTCGGCGGTCTATAAACGCTACTAATTTTTCCTTTTAGGTGCAGTAGAGGAGGCGGAAGCACCAACTTCGGATCCTCGGCACGAGCTTGTTCGGAAACCTCCGCAGCAGCCTTCACATTGATCGCACCGATCGCAATCCCCACCACAATGTCAGGCCACGGGCTCAGCCACACCAAGGTCAGCACACCGGCGCCCATGATGAGCAGGTTCCCCGCAACCGCATAAGCAACACCGCGCACACGAGATTAATCACCATGGCCAGCACGACCCCTGCAACATTAAGCCCTGCGGGCGCAACTGCGAGGAATGAAGTTCCGGTTTGCACATAGCGCCAAGTCTATGCGTTGGTAGAGTGGGTCAAATGAATGCACTTCTTATTATCGATACCCACGCCGACTCCCCTGCCACCGAAGCAACCGAAATCATCCACGCCATCGCTCAACATCTCAGCCAACACCGCAGTGACTACACCCACGTCATCACGGCACTTAGCGCCCCCATTGCCGATGAGATAGCCGGCACCACCTTTGATAACCAATTCCGCAAAGACCCCACCACCGAAGCCCTCTCCGGATTCGAGCGCACGGATACTACCGGCACCAAACTCGGTGACTGGCTACGCGCCAACACGATAGAACGCCTCGACGTGGTAGGTCTTGGCACCGAGCTAGGCATTCGCTCCACTGTTCTCGACGCACTCGCTCAAGGCTTTGACGTGCACGTCCACAAAAAGCTGTGCGCTGCCGTCTCAGACGACAACGCCCGCGCTGCCTATAACGAAATGGACATGTGCGGGGCGTTATTCGAATAACAATTAGGTGCGCGAATCAAGAACCACGTCGAACTCCAACAGCTCAGCGCCAGTTGCTACCGGCTTACTGTCGGAGTTGCCACCATGAACCCGATGGGAATCCCCATCACGCCACGCGGCATAAGATTCCTCATCAGCCCACTGGGTAACCACAAAATAGCGACTCTCGCCAGCAGTGGGGCGCAGCAGCTGAAAGCCCTCAAAACCAGGGGCAGAATCCACAGCATGCTTGCGTGCCATAAACCGCTCTTCTAGCTGCGGGCCATGGCCTTCCGGAACTGTAATCGCATTGATCTTAATAATGCTCATACAACGCCGCCTTTAGCGCTGAGCCAGCAGGCGCTGGATTTCCTTGAGGTCCTTGTTCTTCTTACGGCCGCGCATGACGCCGATAACAACCAAGCCCACCACAGCGGCACCGATACCAATAAGGATCTTTTGTACCTCTGGCTCCTGGACCTTTGCGGTTGCCTGCTTCTTGGCGTCGTCGACAAAGTTCTGTGGCTTGGAGCGGTCCGCGATCTCGTCTAGGGTGCTCGCTAGCTGACGACGAGTACGTTCGATGTCGCGCTGAATGTCGTTAATATCGCGTGCCACGGTAAAACTCCTTGAGGTTTTGTTGAATAGTCCCTCTACACTTTAACCCCAAATCATTCTTTCGTGTCGAGCCGGTATCCTCGAAACCATGACTGAGAACATTCGTCTTGCCGTCGGCGACACCGCGCCGAGTTTTTCGTTACCCAACGACGCAGGCTCCACCACCAGCCTCAGCGACTACTCTGGGCAACGCGTACTGGTCTATTTCTACCCACGCGCCAACACCCCAGGCTGCACCAAAGAAGCCTGCGACTTCCGCGACAGCCTCGCCCAGCTCAACGACCTCGGAATCGCCGTAGTAGGTATCTCCCCCGACAAGGTAGACAAGCTCACCGCCTTCCGCGACGACCACAACCTCACCTTCCCACTGCTCTCCGATACCACCAAGGAAGTCATGACCGCCTACGGTGCTTTTGGTGAGAAGAAAAACTACGGCAAAATTGTTCAAGGAGTCATCCGCTCCACCTTTGTGATCGGTGCCGACGGTCGCATAGAACTCGCCCTCTACAATGTGCGCGCCACCGGACACGTGGCCCGCGTGGTTAAAGAACTGACCAAGTAAATGTCTACGCCGGATTCCGCCAACCAGATCCTCCTGCCGCGCAGGCGGCCAGCACAGCAACGCAGCCGCGAAAAATTCGACCGAATCCTCGCCGCTGCCCGCGCTGTCCTTGTTGACGTCGGCTTCGAGTCATTCACCTTCGACGAAGTAGCCAAACGCGCCGAAGTCCCCATCGGAACCATCTACCAGTACTTTGCCAACAAGTACGTGATGATCTGCGAACTCGACCGCCACGACACCGCCGCCTCCATCGCGGAAATCCAGCGATTCTCCCAACAAGTCCCAGCCCTGCAATGGCCGGACTTCCTCAACGAGTTCATCGATCACTTATCGGTAATGTGGCGCGCGGACCCGTCGCGACGCAGCGTGTGGCACGCGATCCAATCCACCCCAGCGACCCGTGCCACCGCCGCCGCCACCGAACAACCCATGCTCGACATCATCGGCGAAGTGATGCGCCCCCTCGCCCCGCGCACCAGCCCCGAGCGGCGCCTCGAAATCGCAAGCCTGCTCGTACACACCGTATCCTCCCTGCTCAACTATGCCGTGCACGACCCCTCCTCCAGCGACGAGGTCTTTGAATCCCGCGTGG
The sequence above is drawn from the Corynebacterium rouxii genome and encodes:
- a CDS encoding cysteine hydrolase family protein; this encodes MNALLIIDTHADSPATEATEIIHAIAQHLSQHRSDYTHVITALSAPIADEIAGTTFDNQFRKDPTTEALSGFERTDTTGTKLGDWLRANTIERLDVVGLGTELGIRSTVLDALAQGFDVHVHKKLCAAVSDDNARAAYNEMDMCGALFE
- a CDS encoding antibiotic biosynthesis monooxygenase family protein — protein: MSIIKINAITVPEGHGPQLEERFMARKHAVDSAPGFEGFQLLRPTAGESRYFVVTQWADEESYAAWRDGDSHRVHGGNSDSKPVATGAELLEFDVVLDSRT
- a CDS encoding DUF3618 domain-containing protein; this translates as MARDINDIQRDIERTRRQLASTLDEIADRSKPQNFVDDAKKQATAKVQEPEVQKILIGIGAAVVGLVVIGVMRGRKKNKDLKEIQRLLAQR
- the bcp gene encoding thioredoxin-dependent thiol peroxidase; its protein translation is MTENIRLAVGDTAPSFSLPNDAGSTTSLSDYSGQRVLVYFYPRANTPGCTKEACDFRDSLAQLNDLGIAVVGISPDKVDKLTAFRDDHNLTFPLLSDTTKEVMTAYGAFGEKKNYGKIVQGVIRSTFVIGADGRIELALYNVRATGHVARVVKELTK
- a CDS encoding TetR/AcrR family transcriptional regulator, with protein sequence MSTPDSANQILLPRRRPAQQRSREKFDRILAAARAVLVDVGFESFTFDEVAKRAEVPIGTIYQYFANKYVMICELDRHDTAASIAEIQRFSQQVPALQWPDFLNEFIDHLSVMWRADPSRRSVWHAIQSTPATRATAAATEQPMLDIIGEVMRPLAPRTSPERRLEIASLLVHTVSSLLNYAVHDPSSSDEVFESRVAEIKRMIVAYLFAVATA